Proteins found in one Hyalangium gracile genomic segment:
- a CDS encoding sigma-70 family RNA polymerase sigma factor: MPRLPRPPIHRSPAATQALLLDLLPRVRSLVRYLVHGDGDVEDISQEALVALMHGLPTYRGEALLSTWADRVVVRTTFQWLRRTRGNRGPQAHEPEELVAVPSDDAPLDEYLHRQHLVTLLDLIPSEQRHALVLHHVLEMSVPEIAAELGIPFETVRSRLRLGRAALRVLAAEEEAPAHAVR; the protein is encoded by the coding sequence GTGCCCCGGTTGCCCCGCCCTCCCATTCACCGGAGTCCCGCGGCGACCCAGGCCCTGCTGCTGGATCTGCTGCCGCGCGTGCGCAGCCTGGTGCGCTACCTGGTGCACGGCGACGGCGACGTGGAGGACATCTCCCAGGAGGCGCTCGTCGCGCTGATGCACGGACTGCCCACGTACCGGGGCGAGGCGCTGCTGAGCACCTGGGCCGACCGCGTGGTGGTCCGCACGACGTTCCAGTGGCTCCGGCGCACGCGAGGCAACCGCGGGCCACAGGCCCACGAGCCGGAGGAGCTGGTGGCGGTGCCCTCCGACGACGCGCCGCTGGACGAGTACCTCCACCGGCAGCACCTGGTGACGCTCCTGGATCTCATCCCCAGCGAGCAGCGCCACGCCCTGGTCCTCCACCACGTGCTGGAGATGAGCGTGCCGGAGATTGCCGCCGAGCTGGGCATTCCCTTCGAGACGGTGCGCAGCCGCCTCCGCCTGGGCCGCGCCGCGCTGCGCGTGCTGGCCGCGGAAGAGGAAGCACCCGCTCACGCCGTCCGCTGA
- a CDS encoding dihydrofolate reductase family protein — MGKVLFGMMTSLDGYISDRKGSFDWGQVSEDVHRFAEEEQRRAGLTIYGRRMYETMVFWETADQHENIEPHYRDFALLWQQTDKLVVSKSLEKVTSKRTRLVRELTADDLRRLKASTEKDINISGPTLASSFLKQGLIDEVSIYYVPVVVGGGTAMFQEVWQTLKLERLEHRAFDNGLIYVRYRVLS, encoded by the coding sequence ATGGGCAAGGTGCTCTTCGGAATGATGACGTCGCTCGACGGCTACATCAGCGACCGCAAAGGCAGCTTCGACTGGGGCCAGGTGAGCGAGGATGTGCACCGCTTCGCCGAGGAGGAGCAGCGGCGCGCAGGCCTGACCATCTACGGGCGGCGCATGTACGAGACCATGGTCTTCTGGGAGACCGCCGACCAGCACGAGAACATCGAGCCTCACTACCGCGACTTCGCCCTCCTCTGGCAGCAGACCGACAAGCTCGTCGTCTCGAAGAGCCTCGAGAAGGTGACGAGCAAGCGCACGCGGCTGGTCCGCGAGCTGACCGCGGACGACCTCCGGCGCCTCAAGGCCTCGACAGAGAAGGACATCAACATCTCCGGGCCCACGCTCGCCTCGTCCTTCTTGAAGCAGGGCCTCATCGACGAAGTGAGCATCTACTACGTGCCCGTGGTCGTCGGCGGGGGCACCGCGATGTTCCAGGAGGTGTGGCAGACGCTGAAGCTCGAGCGGCTCGAGCACCGCGCCTTCGACAACGGTCTCATCTACGTCCGCTATCGGGTCCTCAGCTGA
- a CDS encoding glycosyl hydrolase family 18 protein, with protein sequence MRLTSTQQRSARVAPPLLFSLLLVLGTAPACSGELSSEEELSREEPSLTTTHRQELANTGFTFTTTTTWPTGYCAEMRVSNLTGQDIKSWTVTFQLVPGMAISSLWNANWTQQGTLHTVKDQGWNGALRAGAQASFGFCGTRTVPVSEPISCTINGRSCGGGVPPPPPPLDTQPPSTVVGLTVVGKGPRNVDLAWQASTDNVGVTGYEVFLNGNAAPVASPTGTSASVTGLSSGVTYSFTVKARDAAGNRSAASAAVTATTTSPKKIVGYFVRWGVYGKAFYAKTLDTNGMAAKLTHLNYAFGNVVAGRCGILPAPLGDPWADYQMGFTATNSVDGQADGLTQPLKGNFNQLRKLKAKYPNLKMLIALGGWDWSGGFSDAVSTPEKRKEFVSSCIDLYIRGNIPGLPAGAAAGIFDGIDIDWEFPVSGGLVPGRPEDTANFTAVLAEFRRQLDAVRPGLQLTIATGSAPRAYTNIQLGQVQAYLDHINIMTYDMHGAWDSTANFHAALYNPASNPARSLQDSTHESVQGHLAAGVPASKLIVGVPFYGRGWQGTQAGPAGDGLYQSTWGPAWGNWDTTGPSGMFDYYYIRNTLEPTAVKRRHPEALVPYLYNPSTGLWVSYDDPVSLGVKGDYINTQNLGGAMIWELSGDDPQGSLVTALKNKLNP encoded by the coding sequence ATGCGTCTCACCTCCACGCAACAACGCTCTGCCCGCGTCGCTCCCCCACTGCTCTTCAGTCTCCTGCTGGTGCTAGGCACGGCGCCGGCCTGCTCCGGCGAGCTGTCCTCGGAGGAGGAGCTCTCGCGGGAAGAACCCTCGCTCACCACCACGCACCGCCAGGAGCTGGCCAACACGGGCTTCACCTTCACGACGACCACGACGTGGCCGACCGGCTACTGCGCGGAGATGCGCGTCTCCAACCTGACGGGCCAGGACATCAAGAGCTGGACGGTGACGTTCCAGCTGGTGCCCGGGATGGCCATCAGCTCGCTGTGGAACGCCAACTGGACGCAGCAGGGCACGCTCCACACGGTGAAGGACCAGGGCTGGAACGGAGCGCTCCGCGCGGGCGCCCAGGCCTCCTTCGGCTTCTGCGGCACGCGGACGGTGCCCGTCAGCGAGCCCATCAGCTGCACCATCAACGGGCGCTCCTGCGGTGGCGGCGTGCCTCCTCCTCCGCCGCCCCTGGACACGCAGCCGCCGTCCACGGTGGTCGGCCTCACCGTCGTGGGCAAGGGGCCCAGGAACGTCGACCTGGCGTGGCAGGCCTCCACGGACAACGTGGGCGTCACCGGCTACGAGGTGTTCCTCAACGGCAACGCCGCGCCGGTGGCCTCGCCGACGGGGACGAGCGCCAGCGTGACGGGGCTGAGCTCGGGGGTGACGTATAGCTTCACGGTGAAGGCGCGGGATGCCGCGGGCAACCGCTCCGCCGCCAGCGCCGCGGTCACCGCCACCACGACGAGCCCGAAGAAGATCGTCGGCTACTTCGTGCGCTGGGGCGTGTACGGCAAGGCCTTCTACGCGAAGACGCTGGACACCAACGGCATGGCCGCGAAGCTGACGCACCTCAACTACGCGTTCGGCAACGTGGTGGCCGGCCGGTGCGGCATCCTCCCCGCTCCGCTGGGCGACCCCTGGGCGGACTACCAGATGGGCTTCACCGCGACCAACAGCGTGGACGGCCAGGCGGACGGGCTGACGCAGCCGCTCAAGGGCAACTTCAACCAGCTGCGCAAGCTGAAGGCGAAGTACCCCAACCTCAAGATGCTCATCGCGCTGGGCGGCTGGGACTGGTCCGGCGGCTTCTCGGACGCCGTGAGCACTCCGGAGAAGCGCAAGGAGTTCGTCAGCTCGTGCATCGACCTGTACATCCGCGGCAACATCCCCGGGCTGCCGGCGGGCGCGGCGGCGGGCATCTTCGACGGCATCGACATCGACTGGGAGTTCCCCGTCTCGGGCGGCCTGGTGCCGGGCCGGCCGGAGGACACGGCGAACTTCACGGCGGTGCTGGCCGAGTTCCGCCGCCAGCTGGATGCGGTGCGGCCAGGGCTGCAGCTGACCATCGCCACCGGCTCGGCGCCGAGGGCGTACACGAACATCCAGCTGGGCCAGGTGCAGGCGTACCTGGACCACATCAACATCATGACGTACGACATGCACGGCGCCTGGGACTCGACGGCGAACTTCCACGCGGCGCTCTACAACCCGGCGTCGAACCCGGCGCGCTCGCTGCAGGACAGCACGCACGAGTCGGTGCAGGGGCACCTGGCCGCGGGCGTGCCGGCCAGCAAGCTCATCGTGGGAGTGCCCTTCTACGGCCGCGGCTGGCAGGGCACGCAGGCGGGCCCGGCGGGAGACGGCCTGTACCAGTCGACGTGGGGACCGGCGTGGGGGAACTGGGACACCACGGGCCCCAGCGGCATGTTCGACTACTACTACATCCGCAACACGCTCGAGCCGACGGCGGTGAAGCGCCGCCACCCGGAGGCCCTGGTGCCCTACCTGTACAACCCCTCCACGGGGCTCTGGGTGAGCTACGACGATCCCGTCTCGCTGGGCGTGAAGGGCGACTACATCAACACCCAGAATCTGGGCGGCGCGATGATCTGGGAGCTGAGCGGGGATGATCCGCAGGGCTCGCTGGTGACGGCGCTCAAGAACAAGCTGAACCCCTGA
- a CDS encoding alpha/beta hydrolase, whose amino-acid sequence MKEILFIHSAGPQGDLEGSGRLVAGLKRALPSGYTLQAPLMPAPDAPRARPWLEALARHVARARPPFALVGHSLGGSLILKYLAENPVPGGLVGVVSVAAPFWNAPDWEVAEFALPPNAGERLASVPRIVLLNGRGDDVVPLDHLSRYARAVPTVTTREIDGDHEFTHGDIAAVVDAIETLPGFGRGAS is encoded by the coding sequence TTGAAGGAAATCCTGTTCATCCACAGCGCCGGCCCCCAGGGCGACCTGGAAGGCAGCGGGCGGCTCGTCGCGGGGCTGAAGCGCGCCCTGCCCTCTGGCTACACCCTTCAGGCACCTCTGATGCCGGCCCCGGACGCGCCCAGGGCGCGCCCATGGCTCGAGGCGCTCGCCCGGCACGTTGCCAGGGCCAGGCCACCGTTCGCCCTGGTCGGGCATTCGCTGGGTGGGTCGCTCATCCTCAAGTACCTCGCCGAGAACCCCGTGCCCGGCGGCCTCGTCGGCGTCGTGAGTGTCGCCGCCCCGTTCTGGAACGCGCCGGACTGGGAGGTGGCGGAGTTCGCGCTGCCACCGAACGCCGGCGAGCGGCTGGCCTCCGTGCCACGCATCGTGCTGCTCAATGGTCGCGGCGATGACGTGGTGCCGCTCGACCATCTCTCTCGTTACGCGCGAGCGGTGCCCACCGTGACGACGCGGGAGATCGACGGCGATCACGAGTTCACCCATGGCGACATCGCCGCGGTGGTGGACGCCATCGAAACGCTACCGGGCTTCGGCCGCGGTGCTTCATGA